A single Candoia aspera isolate rCanAsp1 chromosome 7, rCanAsp1.hap2, whole genome shotgun sequence DNA region contains:
- the MGP gene encoding matrix Gla protein, whose product MRTLIILALLAVLMVTAFCYESHESIESHEFTSPFINRRHANVFMRPPPENRRDIYWQERIRERRKTTQERQRETCEDYYPCEIYALRHGYAAAYKRFFGQRRGE is encoded by the exons ATGAGGACCCTCATCATTCTTGCACTCCTAGCTGTTCTCATGGTGACGGCTTTCTGCTATG agTCTCATGAGAGCATTGAATCACATGAATTTACAA GTCCTTTCATTAACAGAAGGCATGCCAACGTCTTTATGAGACCCCCACCAGAGAATAGGAGGGACATTTATTGGCAGGAAAG GATCAGAGAGCGCAGAAAGACTACCCAGGAACGTCAGCGGGAGACATGCGAAGATTATTATCCATGTGAAATTTATGCTCTGCGCCATGGCTATGCTGCTGCCTACAAACGGTTCTTTGGGCAGAGGAGGGGCGAGTGA